ataaataatatctaattaacacaaaattagacATTTGTATTAAAAGAGTAAAGAACATGctatccaacggttagatttttaaaatatgtagtaatttaatttttttttaaaggaagttaTAACCTTAaactacaatcaattttataactaaattttgtcatttcgagtatccaaaatttgaagcgacaacaatgaagaggaagagtGCTTTAGAGAGTTCAAGGATCCATGGCTTGAAACTAACTATATTAGTGCTTTATAGTTTATAGAGTTCAAGGATCCATAGctccaaacttttttttggacaaaCGAGAGTATTCAAACCTTTTTGAGTATCAAACTATTCTCTCTGGTTTACATAGTTCCCCATCTTACATGCACTAAGTTATTACATGGAGAAATCCATAAAATGTGGCCTCAAAATGCTAGCAAGAGGTTTCAAACTTAAGATCTTAGGAATCTTACGAGGCCTTAAGAACAAATTAGCCAACCCCTTGAGCTTCCAAACTTCTTTTTGAACTTACCATCTTCTTGTGCAATTAATCCACTACGCATTATTATCTCAGGAAACTGAATTGCTCaaaagcgtaaagaacatgctatccaacggttagatttttaaaatatgtagtaatttaattttttttttaaaggaagttaTAACCTTAaactacaatcaattttataactaaattttgtcatttcgagtatccaaaatttgaagcaacaacaatgaagaggaagagtGCTTTAGAGAGTTCAAGGATCCATGGCTTGAAACTAACTATATTAGTGCTTTATAGTTTATAGAGTTCAAGGATCCATAGctccaaacttttttttggacaaaCGAGAGTATTCAAACCTTTTTGAGTATCAAACTATTCTCTCTGGTTTACATAGTCCCGCATCTTACATGCACTAAGTTATTTCATGGAGAAATCCATAAAATGTGGCCTCAAAATGCTAGCAAGAGGTTTCAAACTTAAGATCTTAGGAATCTTACGAGGCCTTAAGAACAAGTTAGCCAACCCCTTGAGTTTCCAAACTTCTTTTTGAACTTACCATCTTCTTGTGCAATTAATCCACTACGCATTATTACCTCAGGAAACTGAATTGCTCAAAAGCGGTCTGAAAATGAATAACGGTTTGTGTATTCTGTGGAGGCTCTGAAGAGGAGCATTGACGCATCtgaaaatcaattttatataaGTGTGTTCTCATAATTGGCCTTTGTACAACCTCATTACCTTTCCAATATAACACCGTATTACGGAAACAATTAATATCTTCCACTCCGAAGGggaaagaaagtaaaaacaaaaaattaaaaggcatCTAGAGGGAACACATCTCACATAACTATACCAGCCAAAAGAGTAGATCATCGTGTCCACCTCCAAATGATGAACACAATGGCGAGTGTCAAAATCATGCCTGCATATTTGATCCAATTATCACACGGTGCCGCCTTTCAATCAGCCTCAATACAGAATTTGAGAGCCCCACTGTATTAAGGACATCCAGTGCTTTCCGCTGTGCATTCTGAACCAAGGAAAAAGCATATCAGCAGTACTCAATAGCATCAGGACTCAGGAGCAACCTCATGTCAATGCATTACAAACCATTATTTATTGAAAGACATGAGCTATCCCAACAATTTAGACCATTGTTTTCTTTTAGGTATTCTACCTCAGTCCAAAGGATTAAAGACCATACTAATAAAACTGAATCATGCATAATAATTAAGATATCCAaattccttatatatatatatggattgagTTCAAGTTAGACCTAGTAtaactttaagtaatattacaccatccaatattttttaattagatgcaaattttgacaaatctatcgttaaattatattatcttcgtatattctctatgcttgcaaaatttcaaagtgataaaaaattaatagtcatctcatcaataaattatttaaattcaagtttttgtagtttaaaataatgcataaaagacaagtttatggatcaaatggtaaatgcCATCCAAataacatgaaaattggcatgaataTTAAGGTCATATTGAtcgaacatgtaattcaatggtgggattctcaaaatatgaattctataacaagttattggatggtgtaatattgcttagagttacaccatgTGTAACTTCACAAGATATACACTTTTTTTGGACCGTTGATTACTATTAGATCTAAGGGTCAAAAAACACTCATAATAATGTCATTATTGCTCTCTAGAAATTAGCCAATTAAGCATTAACTCTTCTtaataaaggaaaaaacaaaaacaaaaacaaaaaacacaacgTTAACTTTCACTCCTCTCCTtgtcatcatcttcttcctaTCTTCCTATCTCACATCACCTTCTTGTTCTCATGCAAACAAATCATGAGGGAGCAAGATAGATGTTGGTTGTATATTTAGCAACTTAGGTTTTCCGTGACTTTAGTTGTAGAGGTTAGCAATTGAATTGTTATTTTGGGGTGTGTTGAGCATTGGAGAAGACTGTGGGGCCATATCATATTATCATGGAGGACATTAACCATGGTGGTCCTTGGAATGTTGCTGTTGAGTGTTGATTATCCAAAGACAAATAATGCCACAAAAGTACTAGCCTATTTTGACATAAACCATGATGCTTTGCATATATTGATGGAAGAGAGCCCATATTTTGTAAGATCTTTCAAAAGACCATGGTGGGAGATGATGACATGGCTGAAACATAATGTTGTTAGagcactaattttttttaattgactttGTCTGTGCTTTTAATCCTTAGAAATACTCAGCCTCAACAATCATTCTCTAAAACAATAGTGACTTTGGCCATGTATTTCTAAATTTTCCAGTACCTCAAGACAGTACCgtaaagaaatcaaaaagaaagatgatgaggaggaggagTGAATGTTGAtgctgtgttttttttaaaaaaaaaaattattaagaagaGTTAATGCTTAATTGGCTAATTTCTAGAGAGTAATAATGCCATTACCATGAGTGTTTTTTGATCCTTAGATCTAATAGTAATTAATAgtccaaaaaatatgtaactaTTGTAAAGTTACACtagatgtaacttgaactcatttatatatatatatatatatatatatataagaattccAAATTCTCATGCAGTATATCTAACAATACCCAATTAATATTCAAAATCTCAATCATTTATGGCTTTATCCAAGAAAAGTTCAATGGGACCAAAAATACCACATACACACAATAATAAAGCATGCCAATTCTGTAAGCTTCTAttttgaagagagaagaagggaTGTGGGGGAGGAATTTGAGATGCaggatgaagaaaaataaaaataaaggatgTAACCACCACAAAGGGTGGTGGTCTAGCGGCCATCGTTCTTGCTCCAATGTAGTTTGGGAGGTGGAGGTTCCAAGTTCAAGTCCTGCAATGAAAAGCACTTTGGAAAAAACCCCACAGCCCTGGCTCAATGCTCACTAGTGCCCTCTTAGGGCTAGCATAATAGCTATTGCTCATCGGTTCAACTACTTGCAGGCCTGGGTCCAGCAAGTAGGTTGGGCTCTGGGTTAGGGTCCGGGCTTGCAACTTGTCGGGTTAGGTTCTTAATACCTGAGTGGTGTATATAGCCTTGAGTGCAAAAACTTGTGAGAAGTGCACAATGTCCAAAAATAATGACTACCAGTGTGCCAAGATCTAGGGTAAGAATCAGCAATATGTGGAGGGGGCTCATGGACAACATTTGGAGCCACTGTGATACACTGAGAATTAGAAAAGCAGGATGCCAATGTGAGGAAGGCCCAAGTTCATCGATTTGGGGTCTTTAGAGATTGGTCCTTCTGCTGTTTAGTGGAATGAATTGTAAGGTGTTTGGTTTGAAAGGGTTTCGACTTGGGTGTGGATTGATGGTCAAGTTTGTGGCAGAAGGGTTGCGGCGGCTAGAGAGTGATTATTTGAGTCTTAGTCATCAGTGCGTGCGTgtgttttaatataaaaaatattgggttGTAATCTAGGCTCTTGGAGGTGGCTTGGGCTCAATGACCGACTTAGGTTTTGGGTTGAAGCTCCAAGAGCAGTTTTATTAATCAAACTGTAAACTGTCTCCCTAGGAGTACAGTAATATGCTTATATAGACTATGACTTGACCCAAATTCTAGTTAACTTAGGAAATCCAAATTATGGAACTATAAAAATAACTTCAATACTAGGAAATTAAATGAAACAGTAATAGCCTAATTAACTAAtaagacctaaaataaaatctaagtgaccaataaaaatacaattgacttctaaaattCAACAAGACTAGATTAAGATAAAGCTTTCTTTGCACTTCCCATTTggaggtattttttttttgggggtgggggggggggggggtatatTTTCAACACGAACGCCATCAAATCTATTGATGAATGTAAGAGAAATttacataaagaatttaaatctattaactcaagaaaaaaaaaaattcaaaaccacaAGCACTACCAAATTGTAAAGCTGCAACCAGGTCAATTACCATCGGACCATAGATAAGTGAACACAGAAGCATATTCCTAGCTAATAACCTAGCATGTCAAACTAGTCACTACAGAAAATCATGATAAATTGTTAATGGAATTCAAGGGAAAAATTTATTATGCAATAAGGACAATGTTTTGCTTATATTGCAATATCACAGTCCCATGACTcccatctttcattttttatttggttgcaGTCccatattttatcatttaaactATATGTACACATGTATCTGTGATTGCAGAATGGTGAACACGTAGATATGTAGGGGCTTAATTGCAAATACCTTAAGACGTTCCCTTGACCCTGACATTGCAGACAGGATGGCCTCTCCTGTTAAACTTGCTTCTTCCAACATCCTAGCAGAACTACGAACTGACTTCCTGGCTTGCGCTTCCTCATCGAATATTCTCAAAATATAAGACTCTCCATTctataacataaaatatttccATAAGATactaatgtaaaaaaaaattagattccaaataaaaagaattttctcTGCTGGTTTGCTGcatcaacccaaaaaagaaattacatacAGCTCTTCCAAGCAATTCTGCCCTCTCTTTGGCTTCCATCGTTCTTTTCTGATTCCTTAAGAAATACTTATCCAAACTTTGTTTCAAAGATTCAGCCTCTTCTGTTACTTGTTCCACTTTTCTGCATAATACAAAAAGAATGTCAAGATAAAAGATCATCAAATCGCATCAACACTGCATTGGTTGAAATATACAGTACAAATCTACACAACTGCAGATCATATCATCAAACTGCACCAAACAGTTATGATATACTGTAAAGATTCATAAAAATTTCAGATACAATGCTGGTAATGCAAAGATGGCaagataataaaaacataaattactTTTGATAAGTAGcaatatttattagaaaaacAAGCATGAGCAGAGTTGTGCACTCgcgttaataaaaataaatattcaaatgTTTGGGATTCAATGGGTTAAGGCGGGGAATGTTGTTTCTGTGCTATTTAGGTGGAGAAACTGGCTTGGTTCAGATATTTGGAACATGGTGCCAGCCTATTTGATGGAAGGACTTTTGATTGATCCCGGGTTTGGGGTTTTACACAATGTTGTTCTATTTTAGAATCTCATGTACTTGTTTTCCCTCTGTGTTCATCATTGTGAACGTAAGGATAAGGTCTTACTTGGTTCTCATTgtcaataaaaattcataacGTACTTATCTAGGAAAGCCAACTATCATTCAAAAACGAGATATTTGGTCATACTCAATAATGCATGGCCAATAAGTATGAAAGCGAAGCGAAGGAGAGAAGAGACCGTTTCCAGAGATCGCGGTGGGACTTGGAGGGGAGAGAGCGGCAGAGGGATTGGATTTGGGTGAGGTCTCTTTTGATGGATGCACACACTTCTGACTCCAAATTGCCACCGCTGCCGCTCGACTACTCCACACGCTCCAGCGCGTCTCGACTTCTCAATTGTAGCTTTTTCGCATTCTGGTATATTTCTGATAGCGTATTAcctcctcctccacctcctTCTCCTTCTAATGCTGTTGCTGCTGATTCCATTTCGAAcacacaccaacaccaacagagagagagagagagagagagagagagagagaaggagagatgTTGAGAAGGTGGTTTGTTTTGACACTGCGATTGTATATCTGGACTTATTTTCCTTTCCAATTGGATAGAAAAGTGGCCCTTATTATTAAAAGTGAAAGTGAAAAGgcgcaaataatttttttaccatGCCATTGTCCTTCCTCTTTTCCATCcaatttgaaaggaaaataaacaATGGACTCAAGTGGAAAACTTGATTCAcatcattttctttccttttattttcacttcaatcaaataataaaaaatcacatttttctcttccttctcatttatctatttttcaCTCCAACGAATCCTGTAGTAAGTCTAGAGAAAAAGGGTTCAGTGTTAGTTTCTTTTTCTCCAATTGCCTTgatttacattttgtttttggattttcttatgaatgatttttttttgggggcaaatatatatatatatataaatatactcTGTCAAAGTACATAaattattagtgtttttttttttttttttttaaataaaatgttaatgCAATTTTTATTAGCTTAAATAAATGAGATGCCTAAAGAATGaaattaatgaatattttagaattatGAAGTTATAAGTCACATCATTTTAGAGTATTCAAATATAAATCATTTCATCAAATCACAATCTCCAGGATATCTAAGAAATTCTTGCAGCAGTTTCTTAAGCTATATCATATAACCTTGGTTCTACAACCACAATATCCGGTACGATTATATGATACACGAATGCTATTCCACTGCTAAAGGTTCCAAGTGACCGACAATTTATCCTACAGTTTTCCAAGTCCTAAAATGAAACAGCAAGTTCACTTCATACTAACGTCAATGTTGCTAGCAATAtagcactattttttttttctttgcattaaaATCAGTAAATATGTATGGGCAAAATCAAATTATCtttagaaaacaaacaaaaactacTACACTCAAGGTTATGGTAAGAAATGCagcaaagattttttttttttttttttttttttttttttttttttttttaattttcttaattggAAAGTTACACATATAACCTGcaggtcttgaacccacaaccttgCCAACAAATTACTCATGGAGGAGAAAGTGTCGGTTGAACTAGAGCACATTTATGGTTTGCAGCAAAGATGCACAGATAGAGAGGGTTGTCCTGTAactaaaaaatagtaatataccTCTGAACAAAGATGTGTGCTATATATGACAAAAAATGAGCAACTATCTCACTACCATGATTGATTCTTATAAATACATCAACTCTCGCTCATCATTTATGAAATATGATTTCAATGTTCCATATCACCTAATCTGAGGCAAACAAAAAGAATTGAGTACAAAAACTAccctacttttcttttttttttttttttttcttcttcttattgattggtaagttacacgTGCATCCATTAAATCCGGTCACAATTGCACCCTTCACCTGCTAGCTAGCTCATGGtacaatcaataataataaggtTACAAAACTGTATCAAGAAAAAATGCTTCACTCCTTTGGCCTTTTACTCATGGTTTTACGCTTGTTAACATCCAGGTATTTATTCCTTAACCGAATGGCCTTTGGTGTTACCTTCACATGAAACATAAGATGATATCAGAAAAGCATCATACCCAGTAATTTGgtccccaaaaaaataaattaaaatccaGGAATAACAAGaccaaacaaattaaaaagccaCTATCAGCAACAAAATTCACCAGAACTCAAAAACGTACACCCTTTCCCTACAGTGAACCCAAGACTTCTTGTGTTATTTGAGTCATGGCTCATTTCAAGGGTACACATTTTTCgttgtaaaatttgaaaaagaattagGGAGGTCTGCAATAAAGCTAGGATACTAACATCTGTGGTATAACagtaacaacaaaaatatatgaagaaatGGAAAGGCctgaaataaaattaatttcttgTATAAAACGGATAAAGGAGAACTGAAGtagttttgtttattaattgaaaaaagagaaataaaataattcaattgCTACTTACCTCAATAAGCTCATCAGAAGCTACATAGCCAATGGCTTCTTCAAGAGTCATCTGCACCCAAATACATTCAGGTTAGCAACTGCGTACATGTCAAATGTGAAGGTGAAGAAGCTTTTCACTCATGaccataaaaagtttcttacTGCTTTCAACATCAACTTCAAAACTTCATAACAAGGTAGCTTCACTAATTCAACACAGTTGccaaaaattatacaaaaaagtCACACTTCATGTTGTATGAGAGTTTTCATGAAGGATGATCAAGAATATCCAGTCAATTATTTTGGCATAAATGAAGACCGAAAGGCCCTAAATGGGTTCAATCTACTAGTGAATCACGCTCTTATTTCTAGGCATATTAGCACACAAACTACTGGAGGAAATAGAAACACATAACACGAGGGCTAATAAATACGTACTAGGCAAGGTGGTGATAGCTTCACATTCTCATCCTTGCTAGCAGCACGCACATTAGTAAGTTCTTTAGCCCTACTTGGATTGATCTGCACAATAGCAATCATTGCAAGTTAAGTCCCTAGTGCTTAACAAATGGAGATAATGAAAGGTATAAGTCTTCCTTACATCTAGATCCGTATCCCGTGAATGTTCACCAACAATCATGCCATCATATGTCTGTACACCAAAGAGTCAAACAATCAGCTTTGCTTCATACAAGAGAACAGGAATCAATGCAAGACAGTTTACATATTAAGGTAGCTGTGGATTTCAAACTTCCTTGAGTTGTTTAATTCTTTTACTAAAATGTCATTGCCAAATACCATCCATATCATCCTATTGGAGGAAGGCAAGAGGATCAAGAGGACCTCAAGGCACATATTGCAATGTTATggaaaattttatagaaattcaggacttaattttattgaaaccCCCCACAGGAAtgtgaatgaatttttttattattaataagttaCACACGCACCAAGTGGGTCTTAAATCTATgatctcaccctccaccttgctctACAAGGGAAGCACCATTTCAGCTAGAGTTCACTGGCAAGAATGTGCTTGATTTTATTCAGATAAATTTACTGTATTTTATTCAGAGGAAGTTAATGTAGTTAtagattataataaaatataaaagcagGAGACCTATATAAGTCCCATATAGGTAACAACTAATGGAAGTTAGAAAGCACAGGGACAAACAAAAGTAAATTAGTAAAACTAACAACCTCCATCCCAGGAGTCACAAAGAGAGTTCCACGAGCTTCTAAACTCATCAGTGCATGAGCTGTAATTGTACCATAGCCCATTGATACCTGTATAATGTAGAGCACAAAATACAATCAGGTTCATGACtgaaaaaatgatagaaatctGAGTACAATCAGCTTCAAGATCAACTTCAATCAGCCATGCcataatacaacaaaataaatatccCCCCACAATCATAAATTGACCCGATCATAAATTTAGTTATACAGCAAGGTGTAGCTTGAGTTTAGGCACAAAGGGATTTAGAACttccttttaatatattttatgttttaaactGTATATCATGGTCAGAAGATCATACTGTCACCAATATGATTAAAGATTACATCCAAGAAGGCATACACATATACAAATGTATCTATGTATCTATGCATCTAATGCTCTAACGTTCCCAAATACCCAAAAAGTAAAGGGGGGGAGAAAAAGAGCAAGTTCTTTAAATTCAAAGACCAAAGATCCATGATGCATCAGAAAAGATACATTGCAGCAGTAATGCAAATGCCAATGGAAATCTGAACATCTTCCAGTCAGTAATTCATACCCTCTCATTCTTTTGCTATGgtgtttaaattcaaacaccAAAGATCCATGATGCATGAGAAGAGATACATTGCAGCAGTAATGTAAATAACATGATTAAAAATAACATGAGAAACCATAAactagaagagagagaggatggGCAAAAACATAATACATCATCAAAATGACTTCACTCTTcatctttaagtttttttttttttttttcaagaccCTTTTCTGTTACTTTTTCCTTGGACATAATGCAACTAGTAACATCATGTAATTGGCATGACTTCACTTTTCGTAATTCAAAACTTAATGAGTAACAGAGCCATACCTGCAGGTCGGTCTACTTTGTTCAAAAGAAGAATAGGGCGCAACCCATACTTTAAGGCTTTT
The sequence above is drawn from the Quercus robur chromosome 7, dhQueRobu3.1, whole genome shotgun sequence genome and encodes:
- the LOC126691580 gene encoding uncharacterized protein LOC126691580 gives rise to the protein MGYGTITAHALMSLEARGTLFVTPGMETYDGMIVGEHSRDTDLDINPSRAKELTNVRAASKDENVKLSPPCLMTLEEAIGYVASDELIEVTPKAIRLRNKYLDVNKRKTMSKRPKE